The window ACCAGTCGGCCCGAGCTCAGGATCTTTTGGTCAGACACAACCTCCGGTCCCACCTGTTCCTCCAACTCAACCACCCACTCAGCCTCCAACTCCACCAGTTCCGCCGGCACCAGCACCTCCTGCCAGTTCGACTCCACCGAGTACGCCCATCGTTGGTGCTATGTAGGACTATCCGGCGATTCCGTATTCTTTGAGTTTCTTGCGAGCCGTATCACTATGACCCTGCTGCAGTTTCAGTAGTTGGGCGTACACCCCGTCGGTCCTAGCCAACTCAGCTGGCGAGCCCACTTCGTCGACCATTCCGCCTTTGAGAGTAATGATCTGATCAACCTGCTGGATAGTGCTAAGACGGTGAGCAATGATGAGCGTCGTGCGACCTTTCATAAGAACTTTCAAGGCCTCTTGAACCTGGATCTCGCTGCGGCTGTCGAGGCTGCTAGTCGCCTCGTCAAGGATAAGGATCGGGGCGTCTTTAAGCAGGGCCCTGGCGATTGCAATCCGTTGTTTCTGGCCACCACTTAGTTTGAGGCCACGCTCACCAATCTCAGTCTCGTAGCCATTGTCGAATTTCTCGATGAACTTATCCGCGTTAGCAACCCTAGCGGCTGCCTTTATCTCCTTGTCGGAAGCTTTCGGGTTTGCATAGCTGATATTCTCACGGATGGTTCCGCTAAAGAGGGCGGGATCTTGGAATACGACACCAATCTGGGAGCGGAGGCTGGCTTGGGTGACGTCAGCGATGTTCTGGTCATCGATGGTGATCTCGCCGGCTTGTGGCTCGTAAAGACGCATCAATAGATTGGTAACGGTCGTCTTGCCTTCACCGCTCTCACCGACGATGGCTACTTTGCTGTCTGGCTTGAGACTAAAGTTCAATCCTTTAAGAACAGGCGTGTCGTCATAGGCAAAGGTGACAGCGTGAAAGGCGACCTCACCATTGTTGACTCGTAACTTACGAGCGTTTGGCTGGTCTGTGATAGTTGACTTGACGTCCATAACCTCGAAGTAGTCTTTGGTATTTGCGACGGCCCGCTGGGTCTGGTCAATCAAGAAGCTGATGCTGAAGATCGGAATGCGGATCAATGTGGCATACT is drawn from Candidatus Saccharimonadales bacterium and contains these coding sequences:
- a CDS encoding ABC transporter ATP-binding protein, which produces MRQIFRILRFTSELRWYYVWIGIFTILLSVMSQLQPLFTKGAIDQITNQLHGGKADVALVAIFAVAVFLTDLGQTLLSNVAGHLGDMMAIKVRRLMSQRYYAHLMTLPQSYYDSELSGKIINRMNRGIDQISDFMQMYSNNFLQFLFSTIFSLVIVFYFSWPVGLMLLLLYPIFIGLTAKNSSTWQGFQKKINEEQDIATGRFTESIGQIKVVKSFIQEARELAFFKKRLDTVVNTTKPQSLFWHRQDVYRRLVLNFIFLAVYVYIFVATAERHYDLGTMVLLIQYATLIRIPIFSISFLIDQTQRAVANTKDYFEVMDVKSTITDQPNARKLRVNNGEVAFHAVTFAYDDTPVLKGLNFSLKPDSKVAIVGESGEGKTTVTNLLMRLYEPQAGEITIDDQNIADVTQASLRSQIGVVFQDPALFSGTIRENISYANPKASDKEIKAAARVANADKFIEKFDNGYETEIGERGLKLSGGQKQRIAIARALLKDAPILILDEATSSLDSRSEIQVQEALKVLMKGRTTLIIAHRLSTIQQVDQIITLKGGMVDEVGSPAELARTDGVYAQLLKLQQGHSDTARKKLKEYGIAG